In Caldisericota bacterium, a genomic segment contains:
- a CDS encoding polymer-forming cytoskeletal protein, producing MAFGSSKKESISKGQSSSSQSVFAKDLSMKGDVVCPGSLRVEGKIEGSIKGKGIITIAESSVAKADIDAARVVVLGQVEGNITATEIVEIVASGKVYGDITTDKFSVEEGAVFTGKCVTKTLEKKEIPQKEGLKTTDLKSVQK from the coding sequence ATGGCATTTGGTTCATCAAAAAAAGAAAGTATAAGTAAAGGGCAGAGCAGTTCAAGCCAATCTGTTTTTGCAAAAGATTTATCTATGAAAGGAGATGTTGTATGTCCTGGCTCGCTTCGTGTTGAGGGAAAGATAGAGGGCTCTATTAAAGGGAAAGGCATAATTACTATTGCCGAATCATCGGTAGCCAAAGCTGATATCGATGCAGCGAGAGTTGTTGTTTTAGGGCAAGTTGAAGGGAACATTACGGCAACAGAAATTGTAGAAATTGTTGCATCAGGGAAAGTGTATGGCGATATCACAACGGATAAATTTTCCGTAGAGGAAGGAGCAGTTTTCACCGGGAAATGCGTTACAAAAACTTTAGAAAAAAAAGAAATTCCTCAAAAAGAAGGGCTTAAAACGACAGATTTAAAAAGTGTACAAAAATAG